Proteins from a genomic interval of Acidiferrobacteraceae bacterium:
- a CDS encoding RMD1 family protein, with translation MNDSLFEGRADIQAVAMYVGQRLDLRAFEHFEQLATGPLAVRAGASGAAVLFRYGVAVFFGLTAAEAVGFLQDIRRLIIEPIEEPQTEEVALVVQKGESEGVEASRIRLHSVDIQRLQLVADVLAKSVVLAHYEITIASQFDRVEPLATNLKQAGRTGHKGRELLKYIGDMLTIESKMVGRVGVSEKPELLWEHPELERLYARLEDEYELEERHVALDRKLMLISRTAETLSGILQNQRSLRVEWYIVILIVLEIVITLADKFLG, from the coding sequence ATGAACGATAGCCTGTTCGAGGGACGTGCAGACATCCAGGCCGTGGCCATGTATGTCGGCCAGCGTCTGGATTTGCGTGCGTTCGAACACTTTGAGCAACTCGCCACCGGCCCGCTTGCGGTGCGTGCGGGCGCCAGCGGCGCTGCGGTGCTTTTCCGTTACGGCGTAGCCGTGTTCTTCGGGCTCACGGCGGCCGAGGCCGTGGGTTTCCTGCAGGATATCCGTCGGCTCATCATTGAGCCCATCGAGGAACCGCAGACCGAGGAAGTTGCGCTGGTTGTTCAGAAAGGCGAAAGTGAGGGCGTCGAGGCGTCCCGCATTCGCCTGCACTCTGTAGACATCCAGCGCCTGCAGTTGGTGGCCGACGTTCTGGCGAAGAGCGTGGTACTGGCTCACTACGAGATCACCATCGCTTCCCAGTTCGATCGCGTGGAACCGTTGGCAACCAATCTCAAGCAGGCGGGACGCACCGGGCACAAGGGCCGGGAGTTGCTCAAGTATATCGGCGACATGCTGACCATCGAGAGCAAGATGGTCGGACGGGTTGGGGTCTCCGAGAAACCGGAGTTGCTATGGGAACATCCGGAACTTGAGCGGCTGTATGCACGACTGGAAGACGAGTACGAACTGGAGGAGCGGCATGTCGCGCTGGACCGCAAACTCATGCTGATCTCCCGCACCGCCGAAACCCTGTCGGGCATTCTGCAGAATCAGCGATCCCTGCGGGTGGAGTGGTATATCGTGATTCTCATCGTGCTCGAGATCGTCATCACCCTGGCGGACAAATTTCTTGGATAG
- a CDS encoding glycine cleavage system protein R translates to MKNLLVLSALGADRPGIVNRLSRAILDSGCNIEDSRMAVLGEEFALIVMISGTWDAIAKIEAMVPKLESSLELTVTVRRTAERARGAGTIPYMVDVIAMDHPGIVHDVAAFFSDRQINIEEMSTGSYAAAHTGTPMFSLALVISIPAEIHIARLRDEFMDFCDELNLDAVMEPVKAGSAKY, encoded by the coding sequence ATGAAAAATCTCCTCGTACTGTCGGCCCTGGGCGCTGACCGTCCGGGTATCGTGAACCGGCTTTCCAGAGCCATTCTCGACAGTGGCTGCAATATCGAGGACAGCCGCATGGCGGTGCTGGGAGAGGAGTTTGCCCTGATCGTGATGATCTCCGGTACCTGGGATGCGATCGCCAAGATCGAGGCCATGGTGCCGAAGCTCGAGTCCTCCCTCGAACTGACGGTGACCGTCAGGCGCACTGCCGAACGGGCCCGGGGAGCCGGCACGATTCCCTACATGGTTGATGTCATCGCCATGGACCACCCGGGGATCGTGCATGACGTGGCAGCATTCTTTTCCGATCGCCAGATCAATATCGAGGAGATGTCCACCGGTAGCTATGCCGCGGCCCATACGGGCACGCCCATGTTCTCCCTTGCGCTGGTGATCAGCATTCCCGCGGAGATTCACATCGCGCGACTGCGCGACGAGTTCATGGATTTCTGTGATGAACTGAACCTGGATGCGGTGATGGAACCCGTAAAGGCCGGTTCCGCGAAGTACTAG
- the rimI gene encoding ribosomal protein S18-alanine N-acetyltransferase, whose protein sequence is MIRAARPEDLDALVAIENRSFTVDRFSRRSFRYLLTRANAETLVFEEEGRVLGYVMLLFNTGTSLARLYSLAVDPDSRGHGLGAQLIEAAEAVARDRDCITLRLEVRSDNPESIRLYEKLGYRRFGSLPDYYEDHMDALRYEKSLAPHLEPEMVRVPYYEQTLDFTCGPSALLMAMKALDPSIELDRTLELRLWRESTTIFMTSGHGGCGPYGMALSAYRMGFDVEIYVNEPGVMFVDSVRNEEKKEVMRLVQEDFLNELSKLPVKVHHGALNVEEMKQKFNEGGIPIVLISSYRIYREKFPHWVVVTGFDEKYIYVHDPYVDYESGKSPTDNINMPILQTDFERMARYGKAGQKAVLILRRRRTIAVPRRKRA, encoded by the coding sequence ATGATACGCGCTGCACGGCCGGAGGACCTGGATGCCCTGGTCGCCATTGAGAACCGTTCCTTCACTGTCGACCGATTCAGCCGACGCAGCTTTCGTTACCTCCTGACCCGGGCCAATGCCGAGACCCTTGTGTTTGAAGAAGAGGGGAGGGTGCTGGGGTATGTCATGCTGCTGTTTAATACCGGCACGTCCCTGGCGAGGCTCTATTCCCTGGCCGTGGACCCGGACTCCCGTGGCCACGGTCTGGGTGCGCAGCTGATCGAGGCAGCTGAAGCCGTGGCCCGGGACCGTGACTGCATCACCCTCCGGCTGGAGGTTCGCAGCGACAATCCGGAATCGATTCGCCTGTACGAGAAACTGGGTTACCGGCGCTTTGGCAGTCTGCCGGACTACTACGAGGATCACATGGATGCCTTGCGCTACGAGAAATCGCTGGCGCCACACCTGGAACCGGAGATGGTGCGTGTTCCGTACTATGAACAGACCCTCGACTTCACCTGTGGACCCTCGGCCCTGCTGATGGCCATGAAGGCCCTGGATCCCTCGATTGAACTCGACCGTACGCTGGAGCTGCGTCTGTGGCGTGAGTCCACGACCATCTTTATGACCTCGGGACACGGCGGGTGCGGACCTTATGGCATGGCCCTGTCGGCATACCGCATGGGTTTCGATGTCGAGATCTACGTCAATGAACCCGGTGTAATGTTCGTGGACTCGGTGCGAAACGAGGAAAAGAAGGAAGTCATGCGCCTGGTCCAGGAGGATTTCCTCAACGAGCTGAGCAAGTTGCCCGTCAAGGTTCACCACGGCGCGCTGAACGTGGAGGAAATGAAACAGAAATTCAATGAAGGCGGCATTCCCATCGTGCTGATCAGTTCCTACCGGATCTATCGCGAAAAATTCCCGCACTGGGTCGTGGTGACCGGCTTCGACGAGAAATACATCTACGTGCATGATCCCTACGTTGACTACGAATCGGGCAAGAGTCCGACCGACAATATCAACATGCCGATTCTGCAGACGGACTTCGAGCGCATGGCGCGCTATGGCAAGGCCGGACAGAAAGCGGTGCTGATTCTCAGGCGTCGGCGCACGATCGCCGTGCCGCGCAGGAAGAGGGCGTAG
- a CDS encoding RimK family protein → MASHLILVENLKDWQGNLPDVTVVTAKDYLSRPDRFRTRDTRIINLCRSYRYLSTGYYCSLLAEARRHKVVPSIRTITDLSSKAIYSLNVGDLDELVHRALRKHPQNRTQDRFEAHVFFGQCEDRELQELARQLFDSVRCPLLRVEFRRQRQWQIHSLRPVHLNALKPEQRSFFTESLASYLGSRWRGPRPRVQSRYDLAMLYNPDEKLPPSNMGALRRFIDAGKKLGVSVDLIRKKDYNQLAEYDALFIRETTAIDHYTYRFAKKAEAEGMVVIDDPDSIVKCTNKVYLAELLAANQIPAPRTVILRKGEPLAIDDNIGYPAVVKIPDSSFSRGIYRVEDPEQANEVAASLFRESDLILAQEYLYTEFDWRIGILNNEVLFACQYFMSPAHWQIVKHGPSGRATEGGYQAWRVEDVPAGVVEAARRAASLIGNGFYGVDVKQVGERIYVIEVNDNPNVETGVEDGVLGADLYRRIIGEFVRRLDELLGIDELRREGVRG, encoded by the coding sequence ATGGCTTCCCATCTTATCCTGGTGGAGAACCTGAAGGATTGGCAGGGCAATTTGCCCGATGTCACCGTGGTGACAGCCAAGGACTATCTGTCGCGGCCGGACCGGTTCAGGACGCGGGATACACGCATTATCAACCTGTGCCGCAGCTATCGTTACTTGTCCACGGGTTACTATTGTTCGTTGCTTGCGGAGGCTCGAAGACACAAGGTTGTCCCGTCGATCCGGACGATCACGGACCTGAGCAGCAAGGCGATCTACAGTCTCAATGTGGGAGACCTGGACGAGCTGGTGCACCGGGCCCTCCGAAAACACCCGCAGAACCGGACGCAGGACCGGTTCGAGGCCCATGTGTTCTTCGGCCAGTGCGAAGACCGCGAACTGCAGGAACTGGCGCGCCAGTTGTTCGACTCCGTACGCTGCCCGTTGTTGCGTGTGGAATTCCGCCGGCAACGGCAATGGCAGATCCACAGTCTGCGGCCCGTGCATTTGAATGCGCTGAAGCCGGAACAGCGGTCGTTCTTCACCGAGAGTCTGGCAAGCTACCTGGGAAGTCGTTGGCGTGGCCCACGTCCGCGGGTGCAGTCACGATATGACCTGGCCATGCTGTACAACCCGGATGAGAAACTCCCGCCTTCGAATATGGGCGCATTGCGTCGCTTCATCGACGCCGGCAAGAAACTGGGTGTTAGCGTGGACCTGATTCGGAAAAAGGACTACAACCAGCTGGCGGAGTACGATGCCCTGTTCATACGCGAAACCACGGCCATCGATCACTATACCTATCGGTTCGCGAAGAAGGCCGAGGCCGAAGGTATGGTCGTGATCGATGATCCGGATTCCATCGTCAAGTGCACCAACAAGGTCTATCTTGCCGAATTGCTGGCGGCGAACCAGATTCCGGCACCGCGCACCGTGATTCTGCGCAAGGGCGAACCCCTGGCCATCGACGATAACATCGGCTATCCGGCTGTGGTGAAGATTCCGGACAGTTCATTTTCGCGTGGCATCTACCGTGTAGAGGACCCGGAACAGGCGAACGAGGTCGCGGCCAGCCTGTTTCGCGAGTCGGACCTGATTCTGGCCCAGGAATATCTCTATACGGAATTCGACTGGCGTATCGGCATCCTCAACAACGAGGTATTGTTCGCCTGCCAGTATTTTATGTCACCGGCCCATTGGCAGATCGTCAAACACGGGCCCTCGGGTCGAGCCACCGAGGGCGGATACCAGGCCTGGCGCGTGGAGGACGTTCCAGCGGGGGTGGTCGAGGCGGCACGTCGGGCGGCGTCCCTGATCGGTAATGGCTTCTACGGTGTCGACGTGAAACAGGTAGGAGAACGAATCTACGTGATCGAGGTAAACGATAATCCGAACGTGGAGACTGGTGTGGAAGATGGTGTCCTGGGCGCGGACTTGTACCGGCGCATCATTGGAGAATTCGTGCGTCGCCTGGATGAGTTGCTGGGTATCGACGAGTTGCGGCGCGAAGGGGTTCGTGGATGA